A single window of Eucalyptus grandis isolate ANBG69807.140 chromosome 1, ASM1654582v1, whole genome shotgun sequence DNA harbors:
- the LOC104433485 gene encoding probable leucine-rich repeat receptor-like protein kinase At5g49770 — MQSFHFGKGTTGGGDMARKNLRLLLFLVLFCSWIHLICSTTNADDLTVLLALKAQWQNTPPNWGKSSDPCGLPWDGVTCDNNSRVTGLGLSGMNIKGLLQREIAGLTELTYLVLSLNKDLNGSIPPQLGSLPNLNTLILAGCGLSGSIPDELGNLTELTFLLSYCRSYQGLNSNNFRGNIPASLGKLSKLRWLDVSENQLYGSLPVSTNTTPGLDLLFKCKHFHFSKNQLSGTIPDKLFSSNMSLIHILFDDNKFNGSIPSTVGLVQTIEALRLDRNSFSGNVPSTLNNITQLSELNLAYNELDGPLPNLTGMNFLSYIDLSNNSFAALAAPDWFLTLSSLTTLIIKNGPLQGTVPPNLFGLPQLEQVDLRNNAFNGTLYLGTSVSPTLELVNLEDNKIESLTTSPYQKRLMLNGTPACNNAPVLSILGYCKFQPQPPYSTPTYCGGVLCPSKQKLKPRSCNCAVPYEGIITFKAPSFSDLSNANANLFESLEVELCQTLNLSNGSVSLHDIGFDQSTGYLLVPVSFFPSEGTEFSRSDIRRIGFVMTNHTFESPTNFGTYLFSENPYPFPAHEIRINIGVIVGIAISCSVLVLGLVWSAIYAIKQKKRAQRAMELSKPFASWIPRESDGGGAPQLKGARWFYFDEIKKCTNSFSESNEIGSGGYGRVYKGMLPDGQVLAIKRAQQGSMQGAHEFKTEIELLSRVHHKNLVSLIGFCYEQGEQMLVYEYMPNGTLRESLSGKTSVHLDWTRRLQTALGSAKGLAYLHELANPPIIHRDVKSTNILLDENLVAKVADFGLSKMVADSEKGHVSTQVKGTLGYLDPEYYMTQLLTDKSDVYSFGVVMLELITAKPPLNKGKYIVREVHMAMDKNDQDYYGLREVMDPSLLNVGRLVGFTGFLELAMRCLEELSTNRPRMSEVVKEIEAILQAHGIATSTTSASSSATDFGASHYGAPRHPLYSDVSSSSQDISYSNSFDYSSGYALSTKIEPK; from the exons ATGCAGAGTTTTCACTTTGGAAAAGGAACGACAGGTGGCGGAGACATGGCGAGAAAGAACCTCCGGTTGCTCTTGTTTCTGGTTCTCTTCTGTTCTTGGATTCATCTGATTTGCTCTACTACAAACGCAGATGACC TCACCGTTCTTTTAGCCCTGAAAGCCCAGTGGCAGAACACACCGCCCAACTGGGGCAAGTCCAGTGATCCCTGTGGACTGCCTTGGGATGGAGTCACTTGCGACAATAATTCAAGAGTGACCGGACT AGGGTTATCTGGCATGAATATCAAAGGGCTGCTGCAACGTGAAATAGCAGGTCTCACAGAACTCACTTATTT GGTTCTTTCCTTAAACAAGGATCTCAACGGATCGATCCCTCCACAGTTGGGAAGCCTACCGAACTTGAATACCTT aatCTTAGCTGGATGTGGCTTGAGTGGTAGTATTCCTGATGAACTGGGCAACCTCACGGAGCTGACCTTCTT ACTTTCATATTGCCGTTCTTACCAGGGACTAAATTCCAACAATTTTAGAGGTAATATACCTGCTTCTTTGGGTAAACTCTCCAAACTCCGCTGGTTGGACGTGTCAGAAAACCAGTTATATGGATCACTACCAGTTTCGACGAACACCACCCCAGGGTTGGACCTGTTGTTCAAATGTAAACACTT CCACTTCAGCAAGAACCAACTGTCTGGCACCATACCAGATAAACTGTTCAGTTCAAACATGTCTCTGATACACAT ATTATTTGATGATAACAAATTTAATGGTTCTATACCGTCCACAGTAGGCCTTGTTCAGACGATTGAGGCTCT CCGACTTGATAGGAACTCCTTTTCTGGGAATGTCCCTTCAACTCTCAACAACATTACACAACTCAGTGAACT GAATTTAGCATATAATGAATTGGACGGTCCTTTGCCAAATTTGACGGGTATGAATTTCCTCAGTTACAT TGACCTCAGCAACAACTCTTTTGCGGCTTTGGCAGCTCCAGATTGGTTCTTGACTTTATCATCTCTCACCACTCT aatcataaaaaatggaCCGCTTCAAGGGACTGTACCACCAAACCTCTTCGGCCTTCCTCAGCTAGAGCAAGT TGATTTGagaaataatgctttcaatGGAACGCTGTACTTGGGTACCAGCGTCAGTCCCACATTGGAGCTCGTTAATTTGGAAGATAACAAGATTGAATCACTGACGACCAGTCCCTACCAGAAGAGATTAAT GCTAAACGGAACTCCAGCATGTAATAATGCGCCTGTTCTTTCAATTTTGGGGTACTGCAAATTTCAGCCGCAACCACCTTATTCTACCCCAACCTACTGCGGAGGTGTATTGTGTCCCTCAAAACAGAAGCTTAAACCTAGAAGCTGCAACTGTGCAGTTCCGTATGAAGGAATAATAACATTTAAAGCTCCATCATTCAGCGATTTGTCCAATGCCAATGCCAATCTGTTTGAATCGTTGGAAGTAGAACTGTGCCAGACATTGAACCTAAGTAATGGTTCAGTTTCCCTTCACGATATTGGCTTTGATCAAAGCACTGGCTATCTTTTGGTACCTGTGTCTTTCTTTCCATCTGAGGGGACAGAATTCAGCAGGTCAGACATTCGGAGAATCGGATTCGTTATGACTAACCATACCTTTGAATCGCCCACCAATTTTGGTACCTATCTCTTCAGCGAAAATCCTTATCCATTCCCAG CTCACGAAATAAGAATCAACATCGGCGTCATAGTAGGGATTGCCATTAGCTGCTCAGTCCTGGTTCTTGGACTTGTGTGGTCAGCAATATATGCTATTAAACAGAAGAAAAGAGCACAAAGAGCAATGGAATTGAGCAAACCATTTG CATCCTGGATACCGAGGGAAAGTGATGGTGGAGGAGCACCGCAGTTGAAGGGGGCAAGGTGGTTCTATTTCGACGAAATCAAGAAGTGCACCAATAGTTTTTCTGAAAGTAATGAGATAGGCTCGGGGGGCTATGGAAGG GTCTACAAAGGAATGCTTCCTGATGGCCAAGTGTTGGCAATCAAGAGAGCTCAGCAGGGGTCGATGCAGGGTGCGCACGAGTTTAAGACGGAAATTGAGCTACTTTCTCGAGTCCATCACAAGAATCTCGTCAGCCTCATTGGCTTCTGTTACGAACAAGGAGAGCAGATGTTGGTCTATGAATATATGCCTAATGGGACGCTTAGGGAGAGCTTGTCGG GGAAAACTAGCGTACATCTTGATTGGACGAGGAGGCTGCAGACCGCTCTTGGCTCTGCGAAAGGACTAGCATATTTGCACGAACTCGCGAATCCCCCAATAATTCATAGAGATGTCAAGTCCACGAATATTTTGTTGGATGAAAATTTGGTGGCTAAAGTTGCGGACTTCGGCTTGTCTAAAATGGTGGCGGACAGCGAGAAAGGACATGTTTCAACCCAAGTCAAGGGCACACTG GGCTACTTGGATCCAGAGTACTACATGACCCAGTTACTAACAGACAAGAGCGACGTCTACAGTTTCGGGGTCGTGATGCTTGAACTGATAACTGCAAAGCCACCGCTCAACAAGGGCAAGTACATTGTCCGTGAAGTTCACATGGCGATGGACAAAAACGACCAAGACTACTACGGACTAAGGGAAGTTATGGATCCGTCCCTTCTCAACGTGGGGCGTCTCGTGGGGTTCACAGGGTTCCTGGAGTTAGCAATGCGATGTTTAGAGGAATTATCCACCAACCGTCCCAGGATGAGTGAAGTCGTGAAGGAAATTGAGGCGATCCTGCAAGCCCATGGGATAGCCACAAGCACGACGTCTGCGTCCTCGTCGGCCACAGACTTTGGAGCTTCACATTATGGTGCTCCTAGACATCCTTTGTACAGTGATGTCTCGTCCAGTAGTCAGGATATTAGTTACAGCAATTCCTTCGATTACAGCAGCGGGTATGCGCTTTCGACGAAGATCGAACCGAAGTAA
- the LOC104454310 gene encoding probable leucine-rich repeat receptor-like protein kinase At5g49770 yields the protein MVVNEKMQFFHFGKGARGGRDMASKNLRLLLFLVLFCSWIHLICSTTNTNDLTVLLALKAQWQNTPPNWGKSGDPCGLPWDGVTCHNNSRVTGLGLSGMNIKGLLQHEIAGLTELTYLDLSLNKDLSGSIPPELGSLQNLNILILAGCSFSGSIPDELGNLSELTFLALDTNNFSGNIPASLGNLSKLYWFDMSENQLDGSLPVSTDTTPGLDLLLKCYHLHLSKNRLSGTIPDKLFSSKMSLIHILFDDNQFIGSIPSTVGLVRTLQALRLDRNSFSGNVPSTLNNLTKLSELNLAYNGLNGSLPNLTGMNALSYIDLSNNSFAASVAPDWFSTLSSLTTLIIQYGPLQGTVPPNLFSLPQLQQVDMRNNAFNGTLYMGTSVSPKLVLVNLEDNQIESLLTSPYRNRLTLMGNPACTNAPVLSTLGYCEDQQPQVYSTPAKCRGASCPSDRKLEPGSCMCAVPYEGTFTFKAPSFSDLFNATLFQSLEVELWRTLNLPNGSVSLQNIGFNQSSGYLMVPVSFFPSDGTYFSRSDIGRIGFIITNHTFQQPTGFGPYIFSAYPYPFPAHGIRISIGVIAGIAIGCSVLVLGLVWLAIYAIRQKKRAQRATELSKPFASWILRGSGGGGAPRLKGARWFYFDEIKKCTNGFSESNEIGSGGYGRVYKGMLPDGQVLAIKRAQQGSMQGAHEFKTEIELLSRVHHKNLVGLVGFCHEQGEQMLVYEYMPNGTLKENLSGKTSIPLDWKRRLQVALGSARGLAYLHELANPPIIHRDVKSTNILLDENLVAKVADFGLSKMVADSEKGHLSTQVKGTMGYLDPEYYTTQLLTDKSDVYSFGVVMLELITAKPPLDKGKYIVREVRMAMDKNDRDYYGLRQVMDPSLLKVGRLEGFTWFLELAMRCLHESSANRPRMNEVVKEIEMILQADGIATSMTSASSSATDFGASHYGAPRHPLYSDVSSSSKDVSYSNSFDYSSGYALSMKIEPK from the exons ATGGTGGTGAATGAGAAGATGCAGTTTTTTCACTTTGGAAAAGGAGCGAGAGGTGGCAGAGACATGGCAAGCAAGAACCTCCGGTTGCTCTTGTTTCTGGTTCTCTTCTGTTCCTGGATTCATCTGATTTGCTCAACAACAAACACAAATGACC TCACTGTTCTTTTAGCCCTGAAAGCCCAGTGGCAGAACACACCGCCCAACTGGGGCAAGTCCGGTGATCCTTGTGGACTGCCTTGGGATGGAGTCACCTGCCACAATAATTCAAGAGTGACCGGATT AGGGTTATCTGGCATGAATATCAAAGGGCTGCTGCAACATGAAATAGCGGGTCTCACAGAACTCACTTATTT GGATCTTTCCCTAAACAAGGATCTCAGTGGATCAATACCTCCAGAGTTGGGAAGTCTACAGAACTTGAATATCTT aattttagcTGGATGCAGCTTCAGTGGTAGTATTCCTGATGAATTGGGCAACCTTTCAGAGCTGACTTTCTT GGCACTAGATACCAACAATTTTAGTGGTAATATACCTGCTTCTTTGGGTAATCTCTCCAAACTCTACTGGTTTGACATGTCGGAAAATCAGTTAGATGGGTCACTACCAGTTTCAACGGACACCACCCCAGGGTTGGACCTTTTGCTCAAATGTTATCACCT CCACTTGAGCAAGAACCGACTGTCGGGCACCATACCAGATAAACTGTTTAGTTCAAAGATGTCTCTGATACACAT ATTATTTGATGATAACCAATTTATTGGTTCTATACCATCCACAGTAGGCCTTGTCCGGACGCTCCAGGCTCT CCGACTCGATAGGAACTCCTTTTCTGGAAACGTCCCTTCAACTCTCAACAACCTTACAAAACTCAGTGAGCT GAATTTAGCATACAACGGATTGAACGGTTCTTTGCCAAACTTAACAGGGATGAATGCACTCAGTTACAT TGACCTCAGCAACAACTCTTTTGCGGCTTCAGTAGCTCCAGATTGGTTCTCAACTTTATCATCTCTCACCACTCT AATCATACAATACGGACCGCTTCAAGGGACTGTACCACCAAACCTCTTCAGCCTTCCGCAGCTACAGCAAGt TGATATGagaaataatgctttcaatGGAACGCTGTACATGGGTACCAGCGTCAGTCCAAAATTGGTGCTCGTTAATTTGGAAGATAACCAGATCGAATCCCTGTTGACCAGTCCCTACCGGAACAGATTAAC ACTAATGGGAAATCCGGCATGTACCAATGCGCCTGTTCTCTCAACTTTGGGGTACTGCGAAGATCAGCAGCCACAAGTTTATTCCACCCCAGCCAAATGCAGAGGTGCATCGTGTCCCTCAGATCGGAAGCTTGAACCTGGAAGCTGCATGTGCGCGGTTCCGTATGAAGGAACATTCACATTTAAAGCTCCATCATTCAGCGATTTGTTCAACGCCACTCTGTTTCAATCGTTGGAAGTAGAACTGTGGCGGACATTGAACCTACCTAATGGTTCAGTTTCCCTTCAGAATATCGGCTTTAATCAAAGCAGTGGCTATCTTATGGTACCTGTGTCTTTCTTTCCATCTGATGGGACGTACTTCAGTAGGTCAGATATTGGGAGGATCGGATTTATTATCACGAACCATACATTTCAGCAGCCCACGGGCTTCGGCCCCTACATCTTCAGCGCATATCCTTATCCATTCCCAG CTCACGGAATACGAATCAGCATCGGCGTCATAGCAGGGATTGCCATTGGCTGCTCAGTCCTGGTTCTTGGACTTGTGTGGTTAGCAATATATGCTATCCGACAGAAGAAAAGAGCACAAAGAGCAACGGAATTGAGCAAACCATTTG CATCCTGGATACTGAGGGGAAGTGGTGGCGGAGGAGCACCCCGATTGAAGGGGGCAAGGTGGTTCTATTTCGACGAAATCAAGAAGTGCACCAATGGTTTTTCTGAAAGTAACGAGATAGGCTCCGGGGGCTATGGAAGG GTCTACAAAGGAATGCTTCCTGACGGCCAAGTGTTGGCAATCAAGAGAGCTCAGCAGGGGTCGATGCAGGGCGCGCACGAGTTCAAGACGGAAATCGAGCTACTTTCTCGAGTCCATCACAAGAATCTCGTCGGCCTCGTTGGCTTCTGTCACGAACAAGGAGAACAGATGTTGGTCTACGAATATATGCCCAATGGGACACTTAAGGAGAACTTGTCAG GGAAAACAAGCATACCTCTTGACTGGAAAAGGAGGCTCCAGGTCGCCCTTGGCTCCGCGAGAGGACTGGCATATCTGCACGAACTCGCGAATCCCCCTATAATTCACAGAGATGTCAAGTCCACGAATATCTTGTTGGATGAAAATTTGGTGGCTAAAGTTGCAGACTTTGGCTTGTCTAAAATGGTGGCGGACAGCGAGAAAGGACATCTTTCAACACAAGTCAAGGGCACAATG GGCTACTTGGATCCAGAATATTACACGACCCAGTTACTAACAGACAAGAGCGATGTCTACAGTTTCGGGGTCGTGATGCTTGAACTGATAACTGCGAAGCCACCGCTCGACAAGGGCAAGTACATCGTCCGTGAAGTCCGCATGGCGATGGACAAAAACGACCGAGACTACTACGGACTAAGGCAAGTCATGGATCCGTCCCTTCTCAAAGTGGGGCGTCTCGAGGGTTTTACATGGTTCCTGGAGTTAGCAATGCGATGCCTCCACGAATCATCCGCCAACCGTCCCAGGATGAATGAAGTCGTGAAGGAAATCGAGATGATCCTGCAAGCCGACGGGATAGCCACAAGCATGACGTCCGCGTCCTCATCGGCCACAGACTTTGGAGCTTCACATTATGGTGCTCCTAGGCATCCTTTGTACAGTGATGTTTCATCCAGTAGTAAGGATGTTAGTTACAGCAATTCGTTCGACTACAGCAGTGGGTACGCACTTTCGATGAAGATTGAACCAAAGTAA